The region CGAGCGAACCTGCGCGAGTGTCAATGCAAGAAGAAATAGCGCCACGAGCTGCGTCGTGAAAGCCTTCGTGGACGCCACGCCAATTTCAATCCCGGCCCGCGTGATGAAATTAAGCTGACATTCACGAATGAGCGCACTGCTCGGTACATTGCAAATAGCCAGCGTCTTCAACATCTGCTGTTGCTTCGCGACCTGCACCGCGCCGAGCACATCCGCCGTCTCTCCGCTTTGCGACACCGCTACCACCAACGTATTCGGATTTGCCACACTCTCGCGGTAACGGTACTCGCTCGCTATTTCGACATTCACCGGCAATTGCGCCAGACTTTCTATCCAGTACTTCGCCGTCAGTGCAGCATGAAAGCTCCCGCCGCACGCCAATAGCAGTACCGAATCGACGCTATTGAAAACGCGCCATGCGTCGTCGCCGAACAGTTCGGGCATGATCGACGTCACGTCCTGCAAGGTGTCGGCCACGGCCCGCGGCTGTTCGAAGATCTCCTTCTGCATGTAGTAGCGATACAGGCCGAGATCGGCCGCGCCGCTGTGCGCAGCCACCGTATGCACTTGACGCTCGACGCGCTGACCATTCGAGTCGACCACCCAGTGCCGATGCAATTGAATGTCGGCCACATCGCCGTTCTCCAGATAAGCGATGCGATCCGTCACGGACGCGAGTGCAATTGCATCCGACGCCAGAAAGTTCTCGCCTTCGCCGACACCGACAACAAGCGGCATGCCATCGCGCGCGCCGACCAGTCGATGCGGTTCGTCGCGACACAGCACGGCAATCGCGTAGCTGCCGCGCAACTTCTTCACCGCTTGCTGAACCGCATCGAACAGGTCGCCGTTGTACAGATAGTCGATCAGATGCGCGATCGCCTCGCTATCCGTCTGGCTGGAAAAGACGTAACCATGTTCCTGCAGCATCGCGCGAAGCTCGTCGCTGTTTTCGATAATGCCGTTGTGCGACAGCGCGATTCGCGGCGAGTCGGCATCGGGCGAAAAATGCGGATGCGCATTCGTGGTGACCGGCTTGCCATGCGTGGCCCAGCGCGTATGGGCGATGCCGGTATAGCCGGACAACGCGTGCTTCGCGATCTCGTCGCGCAGATTCGCCACACGATCGACGCTACGCGCGCGAACAAGGCGTCGATCCTGATACACCGCGACGCCGCACGAGTCGTAACCCCGATATTCGAGCCGCTTGAGCCCATCAACCAGGTCGGGAAGGATGTTCCGCTGCGCCACGGCGCCGACGATGCCACACATAGAAATTCTCCGCGAAGGAGTCCGGGTGGACCCAATGCGGCGATGATAGAGTCGATGAAATGGAATTTAATTTCGTAATTTTGACGAAAATGAAATTCTAAAGCTGATTGAGAATGTGGTGAAATTAAATTTCACGGAAAATTGAGGGCAGCCAGCATGGCAGGCATCCATCTCGACGATCTCGACCTCCGCATTCTCGGCATCCTGCAAACGGACGCATCGCTATCGAACATCGAGCTCGCCGAACGCGCGCTGACTTCGCCGCCCACGTGCTTGCGGCGTGTCGTCAGGCTGAGGGAAGCTGGCGTGATCCAGCGGCAAATCGCGATTCTCGATCACGCGAAAATCGGTTCGATGCTCACGGCAATCATCGAGGTGAGTCTCGACAGGCAGACGGCGGAGGATCATGCGGCGTTCGAGGCGTACATCTGCGCGGAACCGGCCGTGACACAGTGCTATCGCGTGTCGCCGGGGCCGGATTTCATGGTCGTTGCGGACGTGACGACCATGGCCGCCTACGATGAACTCGCGCGCCGGCTCTTCACGAGTTCGTCGAATATCCGCAACGTGCGGACTTTCTTCTCCACGCATCGCGCGAAGTTCGAAGCCAATGCGCCGGTACGTGCGATAGTGGATCAAGGCAAATAGCGCGCAGCTATCCGCGCGCGACGAAAAGTAAAACGGATAACGGCCTACTTACCGCTCGACGTCTGCGTCCCCGCTTCCTTAGCCCCTGCGCCCTGTTTCACGCTGCCGTCGGCCTGTGGTACTTCGACGGGTTTCACCTCGACGGGCGCGGTCCCGTCCTTCTTCAAACCCAGCTTGTCGGCGGTTTTCGGCGACACGTCGACAATCCGGTTCTGCACATACGGTCCCCGATCCCTGATTCCCACCACGGCACTCGCGCCGGTTTCCAGATTGGTCACCTTGGCCGTCGTGCCGATCGGCAGCGTCTTGCTTGCGGCCACATTGGATTGGGGATTCATCGGCGTGCCGTCGGCCATTTTCTTCGAGTAGAACTTCTTGCCGTAGTAGGACGCGGTTCCTTTGCGCGCTTTACCCGAGCGATCGAGACTCGCGTTGTTCGCGGCTTTATGGTTCGCATGTGCGGTGTCGACAGAAGACGCGGGTTGTTGCGCGAACAACAGGTTCAGCCAGCAACCGAGGATCGCAAACACGTAGACGTGAAGCCAGGTTCTTCTCAGACGCAACGATCTGACATCGGCGAGATGCGCGGCTAACCGGCTGACGTCGTTGCCAACGCCGACACCGAAACCGGCGCTACCCCTGGTATGAAGATTCGCTTCCATCGGCCACTCCTGTTCCGCCCGACCCATTCAGGCGGACGTGTGCTTCTGCGAGAGTGACACCTGGAACACCGGTGTACGCGGGATTAAGAAAACCTCACACGATATCGGGCTCTTATTGGACGAGGAGAGCTGTTCGACTGATGAATGGCAAATCGTGGAGGGCGTCGAGGCGCACTGATAAAGCCAATACTAGCGGAGAGTTGCAGGAATGCCAGCTCACCGTTAGCGGACCGTCTTGCCCCGGCGCCCTTCGTCGAACGATCAGCGAGCTTCGGCGGCCCACGCTTCGGCATCGGCGCCGGCGGGAATGCGCATCGGCGACGACGGATCGGTCGCCGCGCGCCACACGGCTTCGGCCACATCCTGCGACAGCGTGACCGGCGACGACGTGTCCTGCAGATGCGCGAACACCTGCTTCACGACATCGGCATAGGTCTCGTCATCCAGCCCATGCATGTGAGCGCGCGCATTGTCGCCAAAACGCGTTTCGGGCGAACGGCCCGGCAACACGAGACGCGTCCGCACGCCGAACGGTTCGAGTTCCAGCGCCATCGACTCCGTGAACGCATTGACCGCCGCCTTGCTCGCGCGATACGCGCCGATCAAAGGCATCGCCCTCAGCGTGACGCTCGACGTCACATTCACGATGACACCCGCCCGACGCTGCCGAAACTGCGGCAGCACCGCCTGCGTCAGCGCGATCGTGCCGAACGTGTTGGTTTCGAAAAGCTCGCGCACCGTGTCGAGCGGCACGAACTCGGCGGGCGAAGCGGCACCGAACCCCGCGTTATTGACGAGCACGTCGATCGGCCCGGCGGCCTCGACAGCATGGCGAATACTGTCGGGATCGGTGACGTCGAGCGCGAGTACGCGCAAGCGTTCCGATGGCGGCAACAGATCGGCGCGCGGCGTGCGCATCGTCGCGATGACGTGCCAGTCGCGTGCGAGAAAGTAGCGGGCGATTTCGAGTCCAAAGCCGGACGAGCAGCCGGTAATCAATACGGTGTTCATCGAAACTCCTGAATGATGATTGAACGTGTCCGTACGATAGATCGTCGAAGCCGTACTCGCTACAATCGAGAATCCAAATTTCATTCGCGAGAGTCCGGCGATGATCGATCCACTGGCCGAAGTCGTCACGCTGCTGCAACCCGGCGCGCGTTTCTCCAAACTCGTGTTCGGCGCGAGTCCCTGGCGCATCAGCCGTTCGGACGCTGGCCAGCCGTTTTATTGCGTGGTGCTGGAGGGCGGTTGCCGTATGGCGATCGACAGTCACGATCCGTTCGAGGTGCTGTCGGGCGACTTCGTGCTGATTCCGGCCGCCTACGGCGTCGCGATGTCGAGCCTCGAAGTGCCGCCGCCCGGCGTCGAGATGCCGGCGCCCACCCCGCTAGGCAACAACGAATTCAGAATCGGCGCAGCGGATAACCCGATCGACTCGCGAATGATGGTGGGCCATTGCAGCTTCGGTTCGCCGGATGCCGCGCTGCTGGTGTCGCTGCTGCCGCAATACGTGCATGTGCGCGGCGAACATCGGTTGGCGACGCTCGTGCAACTGGTGCGAGAGGAATCGCGCGAGCAACGTCCGGCGCGAGAGGTGGTGCTGTCGCGTTTGCTCGAAGTGCTGCTGATCGAGGCATTGCGCTCGGCCGCGGGCACGAATGCGTCGCCGGGTCTCGTGCGTGGACTCGCCGATGGACGCCTGGCGGCCGCGATTCGCGGCATGCATGAACACCCGACGCGCGCGTGGACCGTCGCGCAACTGGCGAAGGAAGCCGCGCTATCGCGCTCGACGTTCTTCGAACGCTTCAGCCGCGCGGTTGGCGTGGCGCCGATGGAATATCTGCTCGGCTGGCGCATGGCGCTCGCGAAAGATCTGCTTCGTCGCAATGAAGGGCGCGTCGCCGAAATTGCGCAGCGTGTCGGCTATAGCTCCGCGAGTACATTCAGCGTCGCGTTCACGCGGCATGTCGGTCGTCCGCCCGCGCAATACGCGCGCGAACAGCAGGCGGTATTGAGTGGCGAGTAAACCGCATTCATCGTCATGAGCGGTCGACCTATGCAAAAATGCCGGGCATTCAATAAAACTTAACGACACGGAATCGCACATGGGCCTTCGCGAAGAACTCGCCGACTTTTATCGCCGTAGCGGATTCGGGCCGGTGGTCGGTGCAAGGCCGCGCACGGTGCCGGTATTTACGGGGTGCATGCTGGTGCCGCTGCCCAATATCGAAGTGCGGCGCCGTTATCTGAAGTACCACGACCTTCATCATCTGATTACCGGCTATAGCGTCGGTCGCATTGGCGAAGGAGAAGTGAGCGCGTGGGAGTTGGGAACCGGCTCGGCGTTCGTGTCGCCGACGCTCGGTGTCATGAACCTGATTGCATTGTCGACCGGGCTTGTGTTGAAACCAGGGCGTATGTGGGCCGCGTTCAAAAGCGGTTGCACGAGCCGCAATCTGTACCGCCAGGCGGTGCGCGCCGAAATCGATCGGGACCACTGGCAGGACGTGGACGCGCTCCGCGCGGACTTCCTTCATTCACGAAAGCGCCGAGGTATCGCCCCGTTGCGCGCGATCGAATTCGCGTGCTATTCGATCGCCGCGATGTTCATTCACGCACTGATTGCGATACCCGCGGTCATCATGCGGTTCGTGACCGATATCACCTTGGGGTATTCGTTTTTTCAGGCAGTGAAGCCGAAGAAGCGCACGGATCTTTACTGAGAACTTGAGAATTTGAGAACTCGAAGCGCTCGCCGGCTTCAATCCGGTTCACCGGAGAACAACCTCAACGCGCCCCGGGTTCCGCGCCGATTCCGCTGGCGTTCTCAGCGGCCTCGGTCAACCATACGAGCCGTTCCATCTTCGATTGCCCCATGCGTTTCGACGTGAGCCGCGAATCCACCAGATTCACCACCACGAGATCGAGCGACGGCACCACCACCGCGTATTGACCCAAATGACCATCGGCCCAGAACGTGGGTCGCAAGAGCGCCATCTTCGGCGTGCGGATGCCATCCGCCGGCGCGCTGGTCCACCACATGTACCCATAGCCGCCGGTCGGCGTATCGGATACCGCGCGCGTCGATTCGGCGACCCATTGCGCCGGCACGATCTGCTGGTCGCGCCAGCGGCCGTCATGCAGATACAGCAGCGCGAATCGCGCGAGATCGCGCGCGCTCATATTGAACGGATAAGCGGGGTAACGCGTGGCGAGACCGCCCGAAACATAGTGCCCATCCGACGGCCGGTAATCCTGCATGCCGACAGGCTTCGCGATCTCCGTTTGCAGCGCCTGGAAAATATCCGCGCCGGTCGCTTTCTCATAGATCGCACCGACCGTATTGAAGTCCCAGTTGTTGTAATACCAGAACGTCCCCGGTGGATGACTGTAACGCGGTGGCTTGGACGCCTCCATCTGCGCCGTTTCATAGACGGTCGGATGATAGACGCCCGAGCGTGCCTCCAGCAGCATGCGCACGGTCGCCTGCTTTTCGGTTGGCGTAAGCGCGGGCTCGTTGTCGTCGATACCGAGTTGTGCGAGCGTGTCGTCGAGGTGGATCTGTCCGCGCTCGACGGCTATGCCGATCAGTGCGCTCATGAAGCTCTTGCGTGCCGAGTGGAGATTCGATTTCCTCGATACGTCGCCCCATTCCGCGAGCACGACGCCATCGTGAACGATCATGCCGGACGTCGAGCCCTGCTGTTTCGCGTAGGCTACGGCGCGGTCGATTCCTTCCTGCGAGAAGCCATGCATGGGCGGCGCGGCGTGCGTCCACTCGGCGCCGGGATAGATGGATTGCGGCGTGTAGGAGACGGGCGCTTGCGCGGCGGATGCCGGCGATTGCTGCTCCGCTGCGCAAGCGCCGAGCATCGCAACGATGCCGGCGGCGAGCGCGCCGCGCGCGATGTGGGACACCCGATGGGTTGTGCAACGGCCCGACATTTCGTTCTTGTGTGGCATGCGTGGTCTCGCTGGCGGTTCGACTGCTGACTTTAACGTGATTCGCCGAAAAATCCGTCGTCGCATCGCCAGTCAGTTTGAACCATCGGCGTGACCACGTCGATGACGAAGGCCTACGCGCCGCTCAACGCTTCAGCGGCAACCAGATTTCGAATCCACCCATGCCGCTGATCGGATCGAACTTCTCGTCGTAACGTTCGAAGTTCGGCGCATCCGCCGGCGTGTGTCCCGATGCGGGCAGCCATTGATTCCAGATCGTATTCACGGTGCGCCGGATCGTCGACACGTGATCGCGATGACTGAACACCGCGTACCGTTGCGCGGGTATGCGCACCCGAGCGAATTCGGGCGGCAGTGCCGAAAAATCGCCGACTTCGACGCCGCATAGGTAGTCGAAGTTACCCGCGTCGTCGGCGTTGCAGCAGACGCCGTAGGCCACGCCGCCTACTTGCCCCGGCACCTTGCCGAAGTACGCGTTAAAGCGCTGCCACTGCGACGGAATGGCCGTGCTGGTATCGCACGTATAACGCTCGCTCAGTCCCGCGACGAGCAACGGCCGGCCGTCCTCGAAGCGAGGCGGTTCGAGATGCGTGAGTAAGGATTCGTCCATTTTGATCGGCTCCACGATGGCAAGGTTGTCGAGATGACCTCGTGCGCGCAACGCGTCGGGCGTAAGCCCGAACTGCTCGCGAAACGCGCGCGTGAATGCTTCGTGTGAGCCGTAGCCGGCTTCGATCGCGACCGCCAGGATATCGGGCGCGCCGTCGGCGAGCCGGCGTGCGGCTTCGCTCAATCGACGCGCACGCACGTAGCGCATCACCGACAAACCCGTGGCCGCTTCGAATGCCCGCGCCATGTGAAAGCGCGAGACGCAGCCACCATTGGCGATGTCGTCGAGCGTCAACTCGCCGGCAAAATGGCTTTCGATAAACCAGAGCGCTTTCCCCACCGGATTCATATCGGCCCTCACGTCAGCATGAAACCAGCTTAATCAAGCGCGGACGCACGCATTTGATCGGAATTGCGGTTGCGGCGTCGGCAGATCGAAACGCGTTTTCAAGGCGAGGGCGAATGCAATCGTCAGTTCTGCGTCGCCGCTTTGCCTTGCGTCGCGGAGGCGGATGTCTCGTCATGTTGAGCCGGGCGGCCCGCGCGCAACAACAAGCCGCCGAGAATGCCCGCTGCCGCCGCGAAAATCGCCCCGAACAGAAACGCCACGTGATACCCGCTATTGAGCGCCGCCACCGTGCCTTGCGACGCCTGCATCGCGTCGCTGCGCGCGGCGGCAAGACTCGCCAGCACCGCGAGACCGAGTGCGCCGCCCATCATGAACGACGTATTGACGATACCCGACGCAAGACCCGAATCGCTCGGATCGACATCGCTCATCGCGGCGAGCAGCACCGGATTGAACGCGATGCCCGCGCCGAAGCCGAGCAGGATCATGCCCGGCATCACGTCGATTACAAAGCTGCCGTCCACCGGTGCGCGAGCGAACAACGCGAGACCGCACGCGGCAACCAGCAGGCCGACGGCGAGCGGAATGCGCAGACCGAAGCGCATCACCGCGCGCGCCGAAAGGCCCAGCGAAAACAGACCCATGATCAGATTGGCCGGCAGGAACGCGAGCCCGACCTGTAGCGGCCGATAGCCGAGCACACGCTGCAGATACAGCGCCGAGATAAAGAACCACGCGAACATCGCCGCGGCCCACAGCACGCCGACCACATTCGCGGTCGCGACATTGCGCAGGCGAAACAGCGCGAGCGGCATCAACGGATGCTCGACGCGCGCCTCGATGATCAGGAACACGGTCAGCAACGCGAGCGCGGCGAACAGCAGGCCGAGCGTCTGCAGCGACGTCCAGCCGGCTTCGTTGCCGTTGACGACCGCATACACGGCGAGCATCAGCGATGCCGTCACCGACACCGCGCCCGCCACGTCGAGCTTTTCGCCGTGCGCGTGCCCCGGCGCCGACGGCAGCAGCGCGACGCACAGCGCGTACACCGCGATGCCGATCGGCAGGTTGACGAGAAAGATCCAGTGCCAGCTGAGCAGATTGGTCAGCAGACCGCCGAGCAACACGCCGATGCTGCCGCCGCCCGCACACACGAAGCCGTAGACGCCCATCGCCTTTGCGCGTTCGCCGGGTTCGGTGAACAGATTCATGATGAGCGACAGCGATACGGCCGATACGACAGCGCCGCCCAAACCCTGCACCGCCCGCGCGCAGACCAGCAGTACCTGCGAATTCGCGAGGCCGCACGCGAGCGAAGCCAGCGTGAACAACGTGATGCCGCCGAGGAACAGTTTGCGATGGCCGTACAGATCGCCGAGCCGCCCGCCGAGCAGCAGACAGCCGCCGAACGTCAGCATGTACGCATTGACCACCCACACGAGCGAGGTTTCGGTAAAGCCGAGGTCCGCCGCAATGGACGGCAATGCGACGTTCACGATCGTCGTGTCGAGCACGATCATGAGTACGCCGAGGCACAGAACGACGAGTGCCAGCCAGCGCTGCCTGCCGTGGAGGGAATGGGTCATGCGGGGACTCCTGTGGGGCGATCGACCGGTCTTGTTGCCGGGCTTCGGGCCGGCCGGTTCACGCGGATGGCGGACGGCACCGCTCGCTGCGAGCGGTGCCGGCAACCCGTTGACGACTATGGGTTTTTCAGTCTAGCACCCGCCAGTTTCGCGTCACAACTACGAGTTTCTGGGTGCAATGCGACACGCCGCGCCACACCACACCGCTCAGTGGTCAAGCCCCGTTACCAAACTCAATCGCCGCTGACCATTTCGTACTTGCCGCCGCGTTCCAGCGCTCGTTGATACGCCGGCCGCGCGTGAATCCGTTTGAGGAACGCATCGATCGCGGGAATCTGGCCGGCCATGCCGCCGCGCGCGGTGGCGGCTTCGAGCGGGAAGCTCATCTGCACGTCGGCCGCTGTGAAATCGTCACCGACGAACCAGCCGGTCGCACTCAATTCCTTATCGATGTAGCCGAGATGCAGCTTCAACTGCGGGTCGATAAAGCTGGATTGCAACGTGCCGGCGATCTTGCGCGCGATCGGCTTCGCGAAGAAGGGCATCGGCGCGCTGGCGATGCGCAGCGCCACCAGCTTCAGCAGCAGCGGCGGCATCGCCGAGCCTTCCGCATAGTGCAGCCAGTACGTGTAGCGCAGATGCTCGGGCGTACCTGGCGCCGGCGCGAATCGCCCCTGGCCATATTTACCGATCAGGTACTCGACGATCGCACCGGATTCGGCAATGGTCTGGCCTTCGTCGGTAATAACCGGCGATTTGCCGAGCGGATGCACCGCGCGCAACTCGGGCGGCGCGAGCATGGTCTTCGGATCGCGCTGGTAGCGCTTGATTTCGTACGGGACGCCAAGCTCTTCGAGTAGCCACAGCACGCGCTGCGAGCGGGAGTTGTTCAGATGATGGACAGTGAGCATGGTCAGGGGGCGAGGGTCGTGTTGGCGAATGGAGTGCCCATCATAGGGGCGTTGCGCAGAGGCGGGGCTCTAGTCGCACGTCGTCTCGCATGACTGTCGACGCATCGCGCTCATGCGGGAACGTAGGAACCGGACACGACCGTCCGGTCCCTTACGCCATCGCCCGTAACTCGAAGCGCTTCAGCTTGCCCGTCTCAGTACGCGGCAGCGCGCCGACGAAGCTGATCACGCGCGGATATTTATACGGCGCCACGCTGCGCTTCACGTAGCCCTGCAACTGCTCGACCATCGCGTCGCCGGCCTCATAGCCCGGATTCAGCACGACGAACGCCTTGACGATCTGGCCGCGCGTTTCGTCTGGCACGCCGATCACGCCGCATTCGGCCACCGCCTCGTGCTGCAGCAACACGCTCTCCACCTCGGGGCCGGAAATGTTGTAGCCGGCGGAGACGATCATGTCGTCGGCGCGCGCCTGGTAAAACACATAGCCGTCCGCGTCGAGATAGACCGAGTCGCCGGGCAGATTCCAGCCGTCGCGCACGAACTTCTTCTGCCGTTCGTCGGCGAGATAGCGGCAGCCGGTCGGGCCGCGCACCGCGAGCTTGCCGATCGTGCCGGGCGCGACCGGCTGCATGTCGTCGTCCACGGCTTGCACGACGTAGCCCGGCACCGCGCGGCCGATCGCGTGCGGGCGGATCGCATCGCCCTGCGCGGCAATGAAAATATGGATCAGCTCGGTACCGCCGATGCCGTCGATCATGTCGATGCCGGTCGCGTCGTGCCATAAGCGGCGCGTCGAATCGGGCAATGCCTCGCCGGCCGACACGGTCTTCTTCAAACTCGACATGTCGTGATGCGCGGCAAGCGGCGCCATCTGCCGGTAGAAAGTCGGCGCGGTGAACATCACCGTCGCGTGAAAACGTCCGACGGTTTGCAGCAGCGTCTCGGGCGTGAGCTTCTCGATCAACACGGTCGAGGCGCCCGCGCGCAGTGGGAAACACAACAGGCCGCCGAGCCCGAATGTGAAGGCGAGCGGCGGCGTGCCGCAAAAGATGTCGCTCGATGTGGGCTTCAACACGTGACGCGGAAACAGATCGCACATCGCCACCACGTCGCGATGAAAATGCATGCAGCCCTTCGGCGCGCCGGTGGTGCCGCTGGTGAAGGCGATCAGGCAGACGTCGTCGGCGGCGGTGTCGCACGCGGCGAAATGTTCGGGTTTGTTGACGGCCAGTGTTTCGAGCGAATCCGCGGCGTCGTCGTGAAAGAAGCGGGTTTGCTTCAGGCCCGCGCAATAGAACTCGTCGTTCGGGTCGGTGCAGCGGGCCAGTTCCCCGGTCAGGCGCACGTCGCACAACGCCGCGCCGACCTGCGCCTTGTCGATGATCTGCTTCAGTTCCTTCGCGCGCAGCAGCGGCATGGTCGGCACCACCACGAGCCCGGCCTTCAACGCGGCCAGCGCGGCGACCGCCATCTGCAACGTATTGGGGCCGCGCAGCAGCACGCGGTTGCCGGGCTGCAGACCCATCTCGTCGACCAGCACGTGCGCGCTGCGATTCACCAGCGTCAGCAACTCGCCGTACGTGGTTGCGCGCGGCGCGCCCTCGACGTCCGACCAGATCGCCGGGCGGTCGCGATGCCCCGCCTCGATGCTGCGTTCGAGCAGTTCCGTCGCGCAGTTCAGCCGCGCAGGGTAGGTCACGTCCGGGTTGTCGAGCAGAAGGACAGGCCATTGATCCTGCGGCGGAAGATTGTCGCGCGCGAAGGTATCGACGTGTGCTGACGGTTCCATCATGGTCTCCGGGGCGTGAGCCGGCTGAAGCGCTGGGGTTGGCTTGGTGAGCGTGCTCGTGCTGCGTGATGCTGGGTCGTTACGTCATGCGTGTTACTGCGGGATCACGGCGGTCGCCTCGATCTCCACCTTGGCCTCGTCTTCGATCAACGCGACGACCTGGACCGCGCTCATCGCGATGTCGTAGTCGCCGATCAGCGCGCGAAACGCGTGACCGATCTCGCGCAACGACGCGAGGTATTCGCGTTTGTCGGTGACGTACCACGTCATCCGCACCAGATCCTTCGGCGCGCCACCCGCCTCGTGCAGCACCGCGACGACATTCTTCAGCGCCTGGATCGCCTGGCCGGCGAACTCGCTGGTCTGGAAGCGCGCCTGGTCGTCCCAGCCGATCTGACCGGCGATGAACACCTGCGTGCCGGTGGCCGCGACGCCGTTCGCGTAGCCGCGCGGTTTGACCCAGCCGGCGGGAAGAAGAGCTTTTTTCATGAGCGATGCGCCTCGATAGAGTCGGGCTGAGGGGTGAACGCCGCGAGCGCACTCGCGATGTCCGGGGGAATGTCGATGGATGTGCCGCGGTCGAGCGAGGTCGTCACCAGCACCTGCTTCGCGCGAAAACGTGTCTCGCCGTTGCAGTGACCGACGATCTCGATGCCGATCGAACGGCGGCCGATCGTATTCACGGTCAGCGTCAGCATGATCGTCTCACCCATCTGGCTCGGCCGCGAAAACTCGCAGTCGAGCTTGACGATCGGCAGGCCGACGCGGCGCTGCGCGATCATGTTTGCGTAGTCGATCTGCAAGCCTTCGTTGAACCAGTCTTCGACTAGCGCGTTGGTCATCACCAGATACTGCGGAAAGAACACGATGCCCGCCGGATCGCAGTGCGAAAAGCGGATACGTACCGGCCTGTCGAAGCGCGCGCTCATGATGTGCCGTCCCGCGCGGTGCCGGCCGCATACGCCTTCAACAGATCGCGGCCGACGATCAATTGCTGCACCTCGGTCGCGCCTTCGTAGATGCGCAGCGCGCGGATCTCGCGATACAGCATCTCGACGGCGGTGCCGCTTTGCACGCCCATGCCGCCGAACAACTGCACGGCCGCGTCGATCACCTGCTGCGCGCCTTCGCTCGCGTGCCACTTCGCCATC is a window of Paraburkholderia sp. D15 DNA encoding:
- the glmS gene encoding glutamine--fructose-6-phosphate transaminase (isomerizing); this encodes MCGIVGAVAQRNILPDLVDGLKRLEYRGYDSCGVAVYQDRRLVRARSVDRVANLRDEIAKHALSGYTGIAHTRWATHGKPVTTNAHPHFSPDADSPRIALSHNGIIENSDELRAMLQEHGYVFSSQTDSEAIAHLIDYLYNGDLFDAVQQAVKKLRGSYAIAVLCRDEPHRLVGARDGMPLVVGVGEGENFLASDAIALASVTDRIAYLENGDVADIQLHRHWVVDSNGQRVERQVHTVAAHSGAADLGLYRYYMQKEIFEQPRAVADTLQDVTSIMPELFGDDAWRVFNSVDSVLLLACGGSFHAALTAKYWIESLAQLPVNVEIASEYRYRESVANPNTLVVAVSQSGETADVLGAVQVAKQQQMLKTLAICNVPSSALIRECQLNFITRAGIEIGVASTKAFTTQLVALFLLALTLAQVRSRLSDADEQMHLRALRHLPDAMSRVLALEPQIMAWSELLTRKDNILFLGRGMHYPVALEGALKMKEISYIHAEAYAAGELKHGPLALISDQMPVVAVAPNDRLLEKLKSNMHEVSARSGKLFVFADIDCGIAPSADMEVIRLTEYYGLLSPILHTIPMQLLAFHAALARGTDIDKPRNLAKSVTVE
- a CDS encoding Lrp/AsnC family transcriptional regulator — translated: MAGIHLDDLDLRILGILQTDASLSNIELAERALTSPPTCLRRVVRLREAGVIQRQIAILDHAKIGSMLTAIIEVSLDRQTAEDHAAFEAYICAEPAVTQCYRVSPGPDFMVVADVTTMAAYDELARRLFTSSSNIRNVRTFFSTHRAKFEANAPVRAIVDQGK
- a CDS encoding septal ring lytic transglycosylase RlpA family protein codes for the protein MEANLHTRGSAGFGVGVGNDVSRLAAHLADVRSLRLRRTWLHVYVFAILGCWLNLLFAQQPASSVDTAHANHKAANNASLDRSGKARKGTASYYGKKFYSKKMADGTPMNPQSNVAASKTLPIGTTAKVTNLETGASAVVGIRDRGPYVQNRIVDVSPKTADKLGLKKDGTAPVEVKPVEVPQADGSVKQGAGAKEAGTQTSSGK
- a CDS encoding SDR family oxidoreductase, with product MNTVLITGCSSGFGLEIARYFLARDWHVIATMRTPRADLLPPSERLRVLALDVTDPDSIRHAVEAAGPIDVLVNNAGFGAASPAEFVPLDTVRELFETNTFGTIALTQAVLPQFRQRRAGVIVNVTSSVTLRAMPLIGAYRASKAAVNAFTESMALELEPFGVRTRLVLPGRSPETRFGDNARAHMHGLDDETYADVVKQVFAHLQDTSSPVTLSQDVAEAVWRAATDPSSPMRIPAGADAEAWAAEAR
- a CDS encoding AraC family transcriptional regulator yields the protein MIDPLAEVVTLLQPGARFSKLVFGASPWRISRSDAGQPFYCVVLEGGCRMAIDSHDPFEVLSGDFVLIPAAYGVAMSSLEVPPPGVEMPAPTPLGNNEFRIGAADNPIDSRMMVGHCSFGSPDAALLVSLLPQYVHVRGEHRLATLVQLVREESREQRPAREVVLSRLLEVLLIEALRSAAGTNASPGLVRGLADGRLAAAIRGMHEHPTRAWTVAQLAKEAALSRSTFFERFSRAVGVAPMEYLLGWRMALAKDLLRRNEGRVAEIAQRVGYSSASTFSVAFTRHVGRPPAQYAREQQAVLSGE
- a CDS encoding serine hydrolase — its product is MPHKNEMSGRCTTHRVSHIARGALAAGIVAMLGACAAEQQSPASAAQAPVSYTPQSIYPGAEWTHAAPPMHGFSQEGIDRAVAYAKQQGSTSGMIVHDGVVLAEWGDVSRKSNLHSARKSFMSALIGIAVERGQIHLDDTLAQLGIDDNEPALTPTEKQATVRMLLEARSGVYHPTVYETAQMEASKPPRYSHPPGTFWYYNNWDFNTVGAIYEKATGADIFQALQTEIAKPVGMQDYRPSDGHYVSGGLATRYPAYPFNMSARDLARFALLYLHDGRWRDQQIVPAQWVAESTRAVSDTPTGGYGYMWWTSAPADGIRTPKMALLRPTFWADGHLGQYAVVVPSLDLVVVNLVDSRLTSKRMGQSKMERLVWLTEAAENASGIGAEPGAR
- a CDS encoding AraC family transcriptional regulator yields the protein MNPVGKALWFIESHFAGELTLDDIANGGCVSRFHMARAFEAATGLSVMRYVRARRLSEAARRLADGAPDILAVAIEAGYGSHEAFTRAFREQFGLTPDALRARGHLDNLAIVEPIKMDESLLTHLEPPRFEDGRPLLVAGLSERYTCDTSTAIPSQWQRFNAYFGKVPGQVGGVAYGVCCNADDAGNFDYLCGVEVGDFSALPPEFARVRIPAQRYAVFSHRDHVSTIRRTVNTIWNQWLPASGHTPADAPNFERYDEKFDPISGMGGFEIWLPLKR